CATATTTCAATGATTCATTTTGTTGGATACGGTGGAGGTGGGAATTTTGGTCTAGAGTTAGCTTCGGCGGGAAAGCCTTATCTGAAATCACTAGTTTTAATTTCAACGCCTATATTCTATCCGCAAGAACTCGGAGAGAAAGAGCTCTCGAGGCGGATGAAGATGTTCATGAAAGAGAAAAATGATTTAGTAGATATTTTAGTGAATAGTTTATTTTATTATAAAGATGAGAAAAAAATTTCAAATGTTAAGAATATGTACGAGACAGTGAATGAAGATGCATATATAAAATTTTACAAATTATGCGGTGAAAGTGTTCTTAACTACACCGCAAAAACATTTAACTCAATCTCGGTTCCAATCTGTAATATTGTCGGAGAATATGACCCAATCTACCCACCAAAACTTCATCTATTGGATATGAAATATTTAAATAAGGACCGTTTTCTAATCGTTCCCAATTCTTCAAATGCCATTATGATGGATCAGGCAGACCTTCTTGCTCATTGGGTTCGTGACTTTGTAGAAAAGGTGATTGGTGAAAACAATATACAGCCTCCGAAAACTGTATTTGGAGAAAAATTAGCGGATGATTTACAATTTATCCTTGAAGCCGCTGTTCACCAACTAATGAGCAAAAAATTGATTGAGGTTTCCGTCGTGTCTCCGTTTGACGTGAAAATTGATGGGAAATCTCTAAATGGTAAATGGAATCAGCGAAAAGCAAAGCAGTTGTTTAGTTATATTGCTATCCATAATAATGTGACGAGAGAGCAACTATTTGATACATTCTGGCCAGATCTAGAATTAAATAAAGCTAGAAATCAGCTTCGAGTTTCGCTGAATCATATCAAATCGTTGATAGAAGAACATACCGGAGAAGAAATAGATAATTATTTATTAATTGAACGAGAGGGAGTCTCTTTAGTTGTCCGGACAAAAGTCGATTATTTAGAATGGTTAGAATGGTTTAGAAAAGTAGGAACTTACGATCATATTGAACAACATGTTCATGCCATTATTGACTTAATAAGCAGCTTACCTGATCCGTTGTTTCCTAGCTTTTACGATGAGTGGATGT
The nucleotide sequence above comes from Bacillus sp. 2205SS5-2. Encoded proteins:
- a CDS encoding alpha/beta fold hydrolase; its protein translation is MPITLLDNNRPIYYDYHPCENKDAETILLVHGLGLDMNIWTSTVKLLQPYFHVLRYNLPGHGSNQKDYRLTKWTWEFLSRELESILDELHISMIHFVGYGGGGNFGLELASAGKPYLKSLVLISTPIFYPQELGEKELSRRMKMFMKEKNDLVDILVNSLFYYKDEKKISNVKNMYETVNEDAYIKFYKLCGESVLNYTAKTFNSISVPICNIVGEYDPIYPPKLHLLDMKYLNKDRFLIVPNSSNAIMMDQADLLAHWVRDFVEKVIGENNIQPPKTVFGEKLADDLQFILEAAVHQLMSKKLIEVSVVSPFDVKIDGKSLNGKWNQRKAKQLFSYIAIHNNVTREQLFDTFWPDLELNKARNQLRVSLNHIKSLIEEHTGEEIDNYLLIEREGVSLVVRTKVDYLEWLEWFRKVGTYDHIEQHVHAIIDLISSLPDPLFPSFYDEWMLEARSSFESKIVEICEELLDFDITPEQSIDILKLLIKLHPTEELYYDQMIYLLVCEKKDKEIEYYEEKRESIQNN